A genomic window from Tolypothrix sp. PCC 7910 includes:
- a CDS encoding TauD/TfdA family dioxygenase encodes MSNKHIEVKPVAGHIGAEIGGVDLSRPLSDEAVAEIRQALLKWKVIFFRNQNIDHAAQIAFTSRFGEVTYAHPHEDEPIEGFAEILPIDRSRYERKNGLRRSSYESRWHTDVTAVVNPPAGSILRAVNVPSFGGDTQWTNLVAAYEGLSAPVKALADTLKAQHHFNARLRLSSNSKLAQRIAANPQVSIHPVVRVHPETGERALFVNPGFTSHILDVSPQESDLLLELFFNQITKPAYTTRFRWNNGDIAFWDNRATAHLAPQDLDHIEVERVLYRTTITGDIPVGPDGFRSQIVEGEPLTSELPTVLKNKAEQRQPVLS; translated from the coding sequence ATGAGCAACAAGCATATTGAAGTCAAACCAGTAGCTGGTCACATCGGTGCAGAAATCGGTGGTGTAGACCTTTCCCGGCCTCTTTCGGATGAAGCAGTAGCCGAAATTCGCCAAGCACTGTTGAAGTGGAAAGTCATATTCTTTCGCAATCAGAACATCGATCATGCCGCACAGATTGCTTTCACATCTCGTTTTGGCGAAGTAACTTATGCACATCCCCACGAGGATGAACCAATCGAAGGTTTTGCAGAAATTCTGCCAATCGACCGCAGCCGCTACGAACGGAAAAATGGCCTCCGTCGTTCCAGCTACGAGAGCCGTTGGCACACCGATGTGACAGCAGTTGTTAACCCACCAGCAGGATCTATTTTGCGCGCAGTTAACGTTCCCAGCTTTGGTGGTGATACACAGTGGACTAATCTAGTTGCAGCTTACGAGGGACTATCAGCACCCGTGAAGGCGCTAGCAGACACATTAAAAGCACAACATCACTTCAATGCACGCTTGCGTTTATCCAGCAATAGCAAACTTGCACAACGCATCGCCGCCAATCCCCAGGTTTCCATTCACCCAGTCGTGCGGGTGCATCCCGAAACAGGCGAACGTGCATTATTCGTGAACCCTGGTTTTACCTCCCACATTCTAGACGTATCACCACAAGAAAGCGATTTACTACTAGAGTTGTTCTTTAATCAAATCACCAAACCTGCTTATACCACCCGCTTCCGTTGGAACAACGGTGACATTGCCTTCTGGGATAACCGCGCCACTGCACATTTAGCACCCCAGGATCTAGATCATATAGAAGTCGAGCGCGTACTTTATCGCACCACCATTACTGGTGATATCCCCGTCGGCCCCGATGGCTTCCGATCGCAAATAGTTGAAGGTGAGCCTTTAACTAGCGAATTACCAACCGTATTGAAAAATAAAGCCGAACAGCGACAACCCGTTCTTTCATAA
- a CDS encoding D-2-hydroxyacid dehydrogenase yields MTKLILPVELATEIEPNLPSDTKFVRVDSDGNFDGDPSDAEVYLNGFKLKPTTLHKVLETAPRIRWQQTPSAGVNHILTPTFLEHDIILTNGAGVHAIPISEFVLSLILYHAKQLRQLQAAHDQHHWRKSWLVLPELANSTVLILGTGNIGQAIAYRLKAFGTRVWGGRRRPEALPNFDKIVGQNEWHALLPEVDYLVVATPLTPETKALIDEEVLRSLPSHGYLINVGRGAVVDESALTKALTEGWIGGAALDTVSIEPLPPESPLWSLPNLLITPHTSAISPALKERIAALFLDNLERFRNGQPLRNVVNKQAGY; encoded by the coding sequence ATGACAAAACTAATTTTACCTGTAGAGCTTGCTACTGAAATTGAGCCAAATCTCCCATCAGATACAAAATTTGTCCGGGTAGATAGTGATGGTAATTTTGATGGCGATCCCAGTGATGCTGAAGTTTATCTCAATGGGTTTAAATTGAAGCCCACGACTCTACATAAAGTGCTAGAAACTGCGCCGAGAATACGTTGGCAACAAACTCCTAGTGCGGGTGTAAATCATATTCTCACGCCCACTTTTCTAGAACACGATATTATCCTGACTAATGGCGCAGGGGTTCATGCAATTCCCATTTCCGAATTTGTCTTGAGTCTGATTCTCTATCACGCCAAGCAGTTACGACAATTGCAAGCTGCTCACGATCAACACCATTGGCGCAAAAGCTGGTTGGTACTGCCAGAGTTAGCAAATTCCACTGTGTTAATTCTTGGTACTGGGAATATAGGACAGGCGATCGCATATCGTCTCAAAGCATTCGGAACAAGAGTTTGGGGTGGTCGTCGTCGTCCTGAAGCTCTGCCAAATTTTGATAAAATTGTTGGTCAAAATGAATGGCACGCCTTGTTACCAGAAGTTGACTATCTAGTTGTCGCCACACCTCTGACACCAGAAACCAAAGCTTTAATTGATGAAGAAGTACTGCGATCGCTCCCCAGTCATGGTTATTTAATTAATGTTGGTCGCGGTGCGGTTGTGGATGAATCAGCATTAACTAAAGCCCTGACTGAAGGCTGGATTGGCGGTGCAGCATTAGACACTGTTTCTATTGAACCCCTACCACCAGAAAGCCCTCTGTGGTCGTTACCTAATCTTTTAATTACACCTCATACTTCCGCAATTTCCCCAGCATTAAAAGAGCGCATCGCCGCCTTATTTCTCGATAATTTAGAGCGTTTCCGAAATGGTCAACCTTTACGGAATGTAGTCAATAAACAAGCAGGATACTAA
- a CDS encoding peptide ABC transporter substrate-binding protein: MYIFNKFTRGQIFAHSLLSILLLTACSSPNSQSPNASTPSTSTPTAASDTLKLLYWQAPTILNPHLAQGSKDFEASRITYEPLASFDKEGKLVPFLAAEIPSLENGGVAKDGKSVTWKLKQGVKWSDGQPFTAADVVFTYQFVSNSAVGATTSANYQGIKSVEAVDDYTVKINFQEPNPAWSLPFVGSNGPILPRHIFEKYNGSNAREAPANLLPVATGPYKVVEFKPGDIVIYEANSFFREANKPFFKRVELKGGGDAVSAARAVLQTGDVDFAWNLQVEAPILKQLEAAGKGRLDISFGSFLERIAINQTDPNKETKEGERSSIEFPHPFFQDLKVRQAFNYAIDRNTINQQLYGQTGRAVTNILVAPDIYNSPNTKYEFDLKKAAALLDEAGWKDSNGNGTRDKNGVELKVLFQTSVNPVRQKTQEIVKQSLTSIGIGVELKSIDSSIFFSGDPANPDTLARFQADLQMFSGGNSNPDPGTYLKGWTCDEIPQKKNNWSKSNSSRYCNPEYDKLWKQSNTELNPEKRRQLIIQMNDLLIKNQAVIPLISRANVNGVSNRITGVDVTPWDDRTWNIKDWRVK, translated from the coding sequence ATGTACATATTCAATAAATTCACTAGGGGTCAGATTTTTGCTCACTCGTTGCTGAGCATTTTGTTGTTAACTGCTTGTTCTTCTCCAAATTCTCAGTCTCCAAACGCCTCTACTCCCAGCACTTCTACGCCAACAGCAGCGAGTGATACTTTAAAGCTTCTGTATTGGCAAGCACCAACTATTTTAAATCCCCATCTAGCTCAAGGTAGCAAAGACTTTGAAGCTAGTCGCATTACTTATGAACCTCTAGCCAGCTTCGATAAAGAGGGTAAATTAGTTCCTTTTCTCGCCGCAGAAATCCCTTCTTTAGAAAATGGTGGAGTAGCTAAAGATGGTAAATCAGTGACTTGGAAACTCAAACAGGGGGTTAAATGGTCTGATGGTCAACCTTTTACGGCTGCGGATGTAGTTTTTACTTATCAATTTGTGAGTAATTCAGCTGTAGGTGCAACCACTAGTGCTAATTATCAAGGTATTAAAAGCGTCGAAGCTGTAGACGACTATACTGTGAAAATTAATTTCCAAGAACCTAACCCAGCTTGGTCATTACCATTTGTTGGTTCTAACGGGCCAATTCTCCCTCGTCATATCTTCGAGAAATATAACGGTAGCAACGCCAGAGAAGCACCAGCTAATTTACTTCCTGTCGCTACTGGCCCCTATAAAGTGGTGGAATTTAAGCCTGGTGACATTGTTATTTATGAAGCAAATTCCTTTTTCCGCGAAGCTAATAAACCTTTCTTTAAACGAGTAGAACTTAAAGGTGGTGGGGATGCAGTTTCAGCTGCTAGAGCAGTATTGCAAACTGGAGATGTAGATTTTGCTTGGAACCTCCAAGTAGAAGCCCCAATTCTTAAGCAATTGGAAGCAGCCGGAAAAGGTAGATTAGATATCAGCTTTGGCTCGTTTTTAGAAAGAATTGCGATTAATCAAACTGACCCTAACAAAGAAACTAAAGAGGGCGAACGCTCCAGTATAGAGTTTCCCCATCCTTTTTTTCAAGACTTAAAAGTGCGTCAGGCTTTTAACTATGCTATCGACCGTAACACTATTAATCAACAGTTATATGGTCAAACTGGTCGTGCTGTCACAAATATTTTGGTAGCACCAGATATTTATAATTCACCCAATACTAAATATGAATTTGATTTGAAAAAAGCTGCGGCTTTGTTAGATGAAGCCGGATGGAAAGATAGCAACGGTAATGGTACTCGTGATAAAAATGGTGTAGAACTCAAGGTTTTATTTCAAACTTCTGTGAATCCTGTGCGGCAGAAAACTCAGGAAATTGTGAAACAATCACTCACTTCTATTGGTATTGGGGTAGAACTTAAGAGTATTGATTCCAGTATTTTCTTTTCTGGCGATCCTGCTAATCCAGATACATTAGCCCGCTTTCAAGCTGATTTACAAATGTTTAGCGGTGGTAATAGTAATCCCGATCCGGGTACTTATCTCAAGGGTTGGACTTGTGATGAGATTCCGCAAAAGAAAAATAATTGGTCAAAATCAAATAGTTCGCGTTACTGTAATCCTGAATATGACAAGCTGTGGAAGCAGTCTAATACTGAATTGAATCCTGAAAAACGGCGACAATTAATTATTCAAATGAACGATTTGTTAATTAAAAACCAAGCTGTAATTCCTCTGATCTCTCGCGCCAATGTTAATGGAGTTAGTAATAGAATTACTGGAGTGGATGTAACACCTTGGGACGATCGCACTTGGAATATTAAAGATTGGCGTGTGAAGTAA